A single region of the Ziziphus jujuba cultivar Dongzao chromosome 10, ASM3175591v1 genome encodes:
- the LOC107411647 gene encoding WAT1-related protein At1g09380, with protein MVGGDSVPFLVMVFVQVCYAGMNISSKLAMDTGMNPLVLVAYRQIFATLAIAPFGYWMERKTRPKITFSVLFQIFLCSLTGAVANQVFYFIGLKNSTATIGCALTNILPAITFVLAVLFRQETAEIKKKSGIAKIAGTIVCVGGAMLLSFYHGHTIGLGQSNIHWTYIDKMGGDSNSTTKSNFILGPLFLMLSTVGWALWFIIQARLSENFSAPYTSTTLMCFMASIECGAIGLFVEHNMSGWSLRNNMRLFASLYAGVLGSAVAFFLTSWSIQRKGPLYTSVFTPLLLIVVAIVSWALLREKLYVGTAVGSLLIICGLYSVLWGKNKEMKQGNKTIEDQISNASNSKIEENDEKNDLEMQPYDVQQYSNGNQVREEKQSQFL; from the exons ATGGTAGGGGGGGATTCAGTGCCATTCCTGGTAATGGTATTTGTTCAAGTTTGCTATGCGGGAATGAATATTAGTTCAAAGCTTGCAATGGATACGGGGATGAACCCACTTGTTCTTGTCGCTTACCGTCAAATATTTGCCACCCTTGCAATCGCTCCCTTCGGTTATTGGATGGAAAG GAAAACCAGACCCAAGATCACATTTTCTGTTCTGTTCCAGATATTTCTTTGTTCTCTGACAGG gGCAGTAGCAAATCAAGTGTTTTACTTTATTGGTTTGAAAAATTCAACCGCAACTATTGGCTGCGCATTGACAAATATACTTCCTGCTATCACATTTGTCCTTGCCGTCCTCTTCAG ACAAGAAACTGCAGAGATAAAGAAGAAATCAGGGATAGCAAAGATAGCAGGAACAATTGTATGCGTAGGTGGAGCTATGCTATTATCATTCTACCATGGACACACCATAGGTTTAGGCCAATCCAACATCCATTGGACATACATTGACAAAATGGGGGGAGATTCAAATTCAACCACCAAATCGAATTTCATCTTAGGCCCTCTTTTCCTAATGCTAAGCACCGTTGGTTGGGCCCTCTGGTTCATAATCCAA GCTAGACTGAGTGAAAATTTCTCAGCACCATACACCAGCACAACTTTGATGTGTTTCATGGCCAGCATAGAATGTGGGGCAATAGGCTTATTCGTGGAGCACAACATGTCGGGTTGGTCATTGAGGAATAACATGAGGCTCTTCGCGTCTCTCTACGCG gGAGTTTTAGGCTCTGCAGTAGCATTTTTTCTGACTTCGTGGAGTATCCAAAGGAAAGGACCTCTATATACATCAGTATTCACACCCTTGCTTCTCATTGTTGTGGCTATAGTCAGTTGGGCCTTGCTTCGTGAGAAACTCTATGTTGGAAC TGCTGTAGGATCTCTATTAATTATCTGTGGACTGTACTCTGTTCTATGGGGGAAGAATAAGGAGATGAAACAAGGAAATAAGACCATTGAAGATCAGATTAGTAATGCATCAAACTCGAAGATAGAGGAAAATGATGAGAAGAACGACTTGGAAATGCAACCTTATGATGTGCAGCAATATTCCAATGGAAACCAAGTTAGAGAGGAGAAACAGTCTCAGTTTCTGTAA